In Columba livia isolate bColLiv1 breed racing homer chromosome 6, bColLiv1.pat.W.v2, whole genome shotgun sequence, a single genomic region encodes these proteins:
- the HABP2 gene encoding hyaluronan-binding protein 2 isoform X2 → MVNSASALQVLPLFVLLGNIHLCASWHFSLPDLLTDEADDYEYYDEYVQPEQNSLSQRQTVEDPDWFEDYYGYSDTSTDPCSSNPCKNYGRCVNRGSRFSCLCSKPYTGPTCEKVEDMCQEKRCHRGDCLITFTPPHFQCSCHHPYKQPDCQQASSACRPNPCKNGGICIRNKTRSRFVCKCPKPFRGRFCEIGSDDCYEGASSNYRGRVNQAVNGKTCLHWNSQVLLGYPINAFMEDAQSHGIGEHNFCRNPDEDEKPWCYIRKNHKVEWDFCDVSPCSRTAEERPWLTHSPTDPPGANGIFKTCGQPEIQRTLKRIYGGAKTTAGKHPWMASLQIKTAEGSEHQCGGVLIEACWVLTAAHCITQPAGYLEVALGKQNLQKRENQEQIFDVEKIIIHNKYREKNDIPHNDIALLKLKPVNGHCAVETKYVKTACLPNSSLPAGTDCFIAGWGVTETGEASSQLLDASVRLISQRKCNEPRAHNRKLDESMFCAGNLRRPGIDSCQGDSGGPLTCVVNGFYYVYGLVSWGDECGLQNKPGVYTQVTTFLNWIKSKIQSESR, encoded by the exons ATGGTGAACAGTGCTTCGGCCCTTCAGGTTCTTCCACTGTTTGTTCTCCTTGGGAACATACATTTGTGC GCTTCCTGGCACTTCTCCCTGCCCGACCTGCTGACGG ATGAGGCTGACGACTACGAGTACTATGACGAGTACGTACAACCAGAGCAGAACTCCTTGAGCCAGCGGCAGACGGTGGAGGACCCTGACTGGTTTGAGGACTATTATGGCTACAGCGATACCAGCACAG ATCCGTGCTCCTCCAACCCCTGCAAGAACTACGGTAGGTGTGTAAACAGAGGAAGCCGCTTCAGCTGTCTCTGCTCCAAGCCATATACTGGGCCTACATGTGAGAAAG TGGAGGATATGTGTCAGGAGAAGAGGTGCCACAGGGGAGACTGCCTGATTACATTTACCCCACCTCATTTTCAGTGCAGCTGCCATCATCCCTACAAGCAACCCGACTGCCAGCAAG CATCTTCAGCGTGCAGACCAAACCCGTGCAAAAATGGAGGTATCTGCATACGGAACAAAACTCGATCAAGATTTGTCTGCAAGTGCCCCAAACCTTTCAGAGGGCGATTCTGTGAGATTG GATCGGATGATTGTTATGAAGGGGCCTCCTCTAACTACAGAGGAAGAGTGAACCAAGCAGTGAATGGCAAGACCTGCCTGCACTGGAATTCCCAAGTTCTCTTGGGCTACCCGATTAATGCCTTTATGGAGGATGCTCAGTCTCACGGCATCGGTGAACATAACTTCTGCAG GAATCCCGATGAGGATGAAAAACCCTGGTGCTACATCAGAAAAAATCACAAAGTGGAATGGGACTTCTGTGACGTTTCACCCTGCTCAAGAACAG CTGAAGAGAGACCATGGCTAACACACAGCCCCACAGACCCACCTGGAGCAAATGGAATATTCAAAACATGTGGACAGCCAGAAATTCAGAGGACACTCAAGAGGATCTATGGTGGAGCTAAAACTACAGCTGGCAAACATCCCTGGATGGCATCTCTGCAGATAAAGACTGCAGAAGGCAGCGAACATCAGTGTGGTGGAGTGCTAATTGAAGCGTGCTGGGTTCTCACTGCTGCGCACTGCATTAC ccAGCCAGCAGGATATCTCGAAGTCGCCCTAGGGAAGCAAAACCTCCAGAAGAGAGAGAATCAAGAGCAAATATTTGATGTGGAGAAGATCATAATACATAACAAATACAGAGAGAAGAACGATATCCCACACAATGATATTG CATTACTTAAATTGAAGCCAGTTAATGGTCACTGTGCGGTGGAAACAAAGTATGTGAAAACAGCGTGTCTGCCGAATTCCTCCCTTCCCGCCGGGACTGACTGTTTCATCGCAGGATGGGGAGTGACAGAGACAG GTGAAGCATCCAGTCAGCTGTTAGATGCCAGTGTCAGGCTGATTTCACAGAGGAAATGCAATGAACCCAGAGCACACAATCGCAAACTGGATGAAAGCATGTTTTGTGCAGGAAATCTTCGGAGACCCGGTATTGATTCTTGTCAG GGAGACTCCGGAGGCCCATTAACTTGTGTAGTAAACGGCTTCTACTATGTGTATGGCCTTGTGAGCTGGGGTGACGAGTGCGGGCTACAAAACAAGCCAGGAGTCTATACCCAGGTGACAACATTTCTCAATTGGATTAAATCCAAAATCCAGTCTGAGTCAAGGTAA
- the HABP2 gene encoding hyaluronan-binding protein 2 isoform X1: MVNSASALQVLPLFVLLGNIHLCASWHFSLPDLLTDEADDYEYYDEYVQPEQNSLSQRQTVEDPDWFEDYYGYSDTSTADPCSSNPCKNYGRCVNRGSRFSCLCSKPYTGPTCEKVEDMCQEKRCHRGDCLITFTPPHFQCSCHHPYKQPDCQQASSACRPNPCKNGGICIRNKTRSRFVCKCPKPFRGRFCEIGSDDCYEGASSNYRGRVNQAVNGKTCLHWNSQVLLGYPINAFMEDAQSHGIGEHNFCRNPDEDEKPWCYIRKNHKVEWDFCDVSPCSRTAEERPWLTHSPTDPPGANGIFKTCGQPEIQRTLKRIYGGAKTTAGKHPWMASLQIKTAEGSEHQCGGVLIEACWVLTAAHCITQPAGYLEVALGKQNLQKRENQEQIFDVEKIIIHNKYREKNDIPHNDIALLKLKPVNGHCAVETKYVKTACLPNSSLPAGTDCFIAGWGVTETGEASSQLLDASVRLISQRKCNEPRAHNRKLDESMFCAGNLRRPGIDSCQGDSGGPLTCVVNGFYYVYGLVSWGDECGLQNKPGVYTQVTTFLNWIKSKIQSESR; encoded by the exons ATGGTGAACAGTGCTTCGGCCCTTCAGGTTCTTCCACTGTTTGTTCTCCTTGGGAACATACATTTGTGC GCTTCCTGGCACTTCTCCCTGCCCGACCTGCTGACGG ATGAGGCTGACGACTACGAGTACTATGACGAGTACGTACAACCAGAGCAGAACTCCTTGAGCCAGCGGCAGACGGTGGAGGACCCTGACTGGTTTGAGGACTATTATGGCTACAGCGATACCAGCACAG CAGATCCGTGCTCCTCCAACCCCTGCAAGAACTACGGTAGGTGTGTAAACAGAGGAAGCCGCTTCAGCTGTCTCTGCTCCAAGCCATATACTGGGCCTACATGTGAGAAAG TGGAGGATATGTGTCAGGAGAAGAGGTGCCACAGGGGAGACTGCCTGATTACATTTACCCCACCTCATTTTCAGTGCAGCTGCCATCATCCCTACAAGCAACCCGACTGCCAGCAAG CATCTTCAGCGTGCAGACCAAACCCGTGCAAAAATGGAGGTATCTGCATACGGAACAAAACTCGATCAAGATTTGTCTGCAAGTGCCCCAAACCTTTCAGAGGGCGATTCTGTGAGATTG GATCGGATGATTGTTATGAAGGGGCCTCCTCTAACTACAGAGGAAGAGTGAACCAAGCAGTGAATGGCAAGACCTGCCTGCACTGGAATTCCCAAGTTCTCTTGGGCTACCCGATTAATGCCTTTATGGAGGATGCTCAGTCTCACGGCATCGGTGAACATAACTTCTGCAG GAATCCCGATGAGGATGAAAAACCCTGGTGCTACATCAGAAAAAATCACAAAGTGGAATGGGACTTCTGTGACGTTTCACCCTGCTCAAGAACAG CTGAAGAGAGACCATGGCTAACACACAGCCCCACAGACCCACCTGGAGCAAATGGAATATTCAAAACATGTGGACAGCCAGAAATTCAGAGGACACTCAAGAGGATCTATGGTGGAGCTAAAACTACAGCTGGCAAACATCCCTGGATGGCATCTCTGCAGATAAAGACTGCAGAAGGCAGCGAACATCAGTGTGGTGGAGTGCTAATTGAAGCGTGCTGGGTTCTCACTGCTGCGCACTGCATTAC ccAGCCAGCAGGATATCTCGAAGTCGCCCTAGGGAAGCAAAACCTCCAGAAGAGAGAGAATCAAGAGCAAATATTTGATGTGGAGAAGATCATAATACATAACAAATACAGAGAGAAGAACGATATCCCACACAATGATATTG CATTACTTAAATTGAAGCCAGTTAATGGTCACTGTGCGGTGGAAACAAAGTATGTGAAAACAGCGTGTCTGCCGAATTCCTCCCTTCCCGCCGGGACTGACTGTTTCATCGCAGGATGGGGAGTGACAGAGACAG GTGAAGCATCCAGTCAGCTGTTAGATGCCAGTGTCAGGCTGATTTCACAGAGGAAATGCAATGAACCCAGAGCACACAATCGCAAACTGGATGAAAGCATGTTTTGTGCAGGAAATCTTCGGAGACCCGGTATTGATTCTTGTCAG GGAGACTCCGGAGGCCCATTAACTTGTGTAGTAAACGGCTTCTACTATGTGTATGGCCTTGTGAGCTGGGGTGACGAGTGCGGGCTACAAAACAAGCCAGGAGTCTATACCCAGGTGACAACATTTCTCAATTGGATTAAATCCAAAATCCAGTCTGAGTCAAGGTAA
- the HABP2 gene encoding hyaluronan-binding protein 2 isoform X3 — protein sequence MQICPKQKLIYVFQIIFTNASWHFSLPDLLTDEADDYEYYDEYVQPEQNSLSQRQTVEDPDWFEDYYGYSDTSTADPCSSNPCKNYGRCVNRGSRFSCLCSKPYTGPTCEKVEDMCQEKRCHRGDCLITFTPPHFQCSCHHPYKQPDCQQASSACRPNPCKNGGICIRNKTRSRFVCKCPKPFRGRFCEIGSDDCYEGASSNYRGRVNQAVNGKTCLHWNSQVLLGYPINAFMEDAQSHGIGEHNFCRNPDEDEKPWCYIRKNHKVEWDFCDVSPCSRTAEERPWLTHSPTDPPGANGIFKTCGQPEIQRTLKRIYGGAKTTAGKHPWMASLQIKTAEGSEHQCGGVLIEACWVLTAAHCITQPAGYLEVALGKQNLQKRENQEQIFDVEKIIIHNKYREKNDIPHNDIALLKLKPVNGHCAVETKYVKTACLPNSSLPAGTDCFIAGWGVTETGEASSQLLDASVRLISQRKCNEPRAHNRKLDESMFCAGNLRRPGIDSCQGDSGGPLTCVVNGFYYVYGLVSWGDECGLQNKPGVYTQVTTFLNWIKSKIQSESR from the exons ATGCAAATATGCCCGAAGCAAAAACTCATTTATGTATTCCAGATAATATTCACAAAT GCTTCCTGGCACTTCTCCCTGCCCGACCTGCTGACGG ATGAGGCTGACGACTACGAGTACTATGACGAGTACGTACAACCAGAGCAGAACTCCTTGAGCCAGCGGCAGACGGTGGAGGACCCTGACTGGTTTGAGGACTATTATGGCTACAGCGATACCAGCACAG CAGATCCGTGCTCCTCCAACCCCTGCAAGAACTACGGTAGGTGTGTAAACAGAGGAAGCCGCTTCAGCTGTCTCTGCTCCAAGCCATATACTGGGCCTACATGTGAGAAAG TGGAGGATATGTGTCAGGAGAAGAGGTGCCACAGGGGAGACTGCCTGATTACATTTACCCCACCTCATTTTCAGTGCAGCTGCCATCATCCCTACAAGCAACCCGACTGCCAGCAAG CATCTTCAGCGTGCAGACCAAACCCGTGCAAAAATGGAGGTATCTGCATACGGAACAAAACTCGATCAAGATTTGTCTGCAAGTGCCCCAAACCTTTCAGAGGGCGATTCTGTGAGATTG GATCGGATGATTGTTATGAAGGGGCCTCCTCTAACTACAGAGGAAGAGTGAACCAAGCAGTGAATGGCAAGACCTGCCTGCACTGGAATTCCCAAGTTCTCTTGGGCTACCCGATTAATGCCTTTATGGAGGATGCTCAGTCTCACGGCATCGGTGAACATAACTTCTGCAG GAATCCCGATGAGGATGAAAAACCCTGGTGCTACATCAGAAAAAATCACAAAGTGGAATGGGACTTCTGTGACGTTTCACCCTGCTCAAGAACAG CTGAAGAGAGACCATGGCTAACACACAGCCCCACAGACCCACCTGGAGCAAATGGAATATTCAAAACATGTGGACAGCCAGAAATTCAGAGGACACTCAAGAGGATCTATGGTGGAGCTAAAACTACAGCTGGCAAACATCCCTGGATGGCATCTCTGCAGATAAAGACTGCAGAAGGCAGCGAACATCAGTGTGGTGGAGTGCTAATTGAAGCGTGCTGGGTTCTCACTGCTGCGCACTGCATTAC ccAGCCAGCAGGATATCTCGAAGTCGCCCTAGGGAAGCAAAACCTCCAGAAGAGAGAGAATCAAGAGCAAATATTTGATGTGGAGAAGATCATAATACATAACAAATACAGAGAGAAGAACGATATCCCACACAATGATATTG CATTACTTAAATTGAAGCCAGTTAATGGTCACTGTGCGGTGGAAACAAAGTATGTGAAAACAGCGTGTCTGCCGAATTCCTCCCTTCCCGCCGGGACTGACTGTTTCATCGCAGGATGGGGAGTGACAGAGACAG GTGAAGCATCCAGTCAGCTGTTAGATGCCAGTGTCAGGCTGATTTCACAGAGGAAATGCAATGAACCCAGAGCACACAATCGCAAACTGGATGAAAGCATGTTTTGTGCAGGAAATCTTCGGAGACCCGGTATTGATTCTTGTCAG GGAGACTCCGGAGGCCCATTAACTTGTGTAGTAAACGGCTTCTACTATGTGTATGGCCTTGTGAGCTGGGGTGACGAGTGCGGGCTACAAAACAAGCCAGGAGTCTATACCCAGGTGACAACATTTCTCAATTGGATTAAATCCAAAATCCAGTCTGAGTCAAGGTAA